From the Malus domestica chromosome 17, GDT2T_hap1 genome, one window contains:
- the LOC103404839 gene encoding cellulose synthase-like protein H1 isoform X1, whose amino-acid sequence MENPQHLLCEKTPLKINALQKTLEIAILFFFICVLFYRLLSLRDHGFVWLLAFTCESWFAFNWVLTLITQWTPVEYKTYPHNLLQQVSELPPVDMFVTTADAKLEPPIITVNTVLSLLAVDYPTHKLACYVSDDGCSPLSLYSLVEASKFAKLWVPFCKKYHVQVRAPFRYFSDNPILSSYSPSGFLQEWTKMKDEYEKLCQKIEDAVQNLAPLDFSRDNVDFAHIDSRNHPTIIKVIWETKERISNGLPHLVYVAREKRPNHSHHYKAGAMNALTRVSGVMTNAPFMLNVDCDMYANNPKIVLHAMCLLLGFKQEKGAFVQFPQMFYNILKDDPCESKVVEAVKKIWPGLAGIQGPFYAGTGCFHRRKVFYGSSLTDNEGNLTSERLNKGCFGNSPELIRSATQILLEENIDQPDDLSCAVDAAYHVAHSEFEHDTLWGKKVGWVYGSVTEDVLTGMKIHARGWKSILCMPEPPGFLGAAPSTTHVMLIQRKRGITGLLEILFSKNCPIFATLYAKLEFRQCLAYLWILIWGLHSIPDLCYALLPAYCLITNSHFLPKVQEPALIIFAAVFLIKHLNTLHSNLDSGRSIRAWWNQLTVGPWSKILSLTASLFGVITVVFKLLGISEVTFEVTQKEQNSSSSDQEATYDARFTFDESPIFVPATALLFLHFTALVTAALGLQPPAHGVNGAGLGEMMCSVWVVLCFWPFVKGLFGEGKYGIPMATIVKSAVLALLFMYFCPKNTTS is encoded by the exons ATGGAAAATCCTCAACATCTTCTTTGTGAAAAAACTCCCCTTAAAATCAATGCACTGcagaaaaccctagaaattgcaATTCTGTTCTTCTTCATCTGTGTCCTTTTTTATCGTCTCCTATCTCTCAGGGACCATGGTTTTGTCTGGCTTCTTGCCTTCACATGTGAGTCTTGGTTTGCTTTCAATTGGGTTCTTACTCTTATCACCCAATGGACTCCTGTTGAATACAAAACATACCCTCACAACCTCTTGCAACA GGTTTCGGAGCTTCCTCCGGTGGACATGTTTGTGACAACAGCAGATGCAAAGCTAGAGCCACCTATCATTACTGTGAACACAGTGCTCTCTCTTCTAGCCGTTGATTATCCAACTCACAAGCTAGCTTGCTATGTATCAGATGACGGGTGTTCACCTCTCAGTCTCTACTCTCTCGTTGAAGCCTCAAAATTTGCTAAGCTTTGGGTACCCTTTTGCAAAAAGTACCATGTTCAAGTTAGAGCACCATTTAGATACTTCTCTGACAATCCCATTTTGTCAAGTTATAGTCCATCAGGATTCCTTCAAGAATGGACAAAAATGAAG GATGAGTATGAAAAGCTCTGCCAAAAAATTGAAGATGCTGTCCAAAATTTGGCACCTCTGGATTTTTCTAGAGACAATGTGGATTTTGCTCACATAGACAGCAGGAACCATCCCACTATAATCAAG GTGATATGGGAGACTAAGGAGAGAATTTCTAATGGTCTACCACATTTGGTTTATGTAGCCAGGGAGAAGCGTCCTAATCACTCACATCATTACAAAGCGGGCGCTATGAACGCTTTG ACGAGGGTCTCTGGTGTTATGACAAATGCTCCATTCATGTTGAACGTGGACTGCGACATGTATGCCAACAATCCAAAGATCGTTCTTCATGCGATGTGCCTACTGCTTGGTTTCAAGCAAGAAAAAGGTGCATTTGTTCAGTTTCCCCAAATGTTCTACAACATTTTGAAAGATGATCCATGTGAAAGCAAAGTGGTTGAGGCTGTAAAA AAAATTTGGCCTGGGTTAGCTGGGATCCAAGGACCTTTCTATGCAGGGACAGGATGTTTTCACAGACGTAAAGTTTTCTACGGCTCATCTCTAACAGATAATGAAG GGAACTTGACGAGTGAGAGactaaacaaaggatgcttTGGAAATTCTCCAGAGCTCATCCGATCAGCTACTCAAATTTTATTAGAGGAAAATATTGATCAACCGGACGACCTTTCCTGTGCGGTCGATGCAGCATACCATGTTGCTCATTCCGAGTTCGAGCATGATACATTATGGGGCAAAAAG GTGGGTTGGGTTTATGGGTCAGTAACAGAAGATGTTCTAACTGGGATGAAGATCCATGCAAGAGGGTGGAAGTCTATCTTATGCATGCCAGAACCACCAGGTTTTCTGGGCGCTGCACCCTCAACTACTCATGTTATGTTGATCCAGAGGAAGAGAGGCATCACAGGGCTGCTAGAAATTTTGTTCAGCAAAAATTGTCCCATTTTTGCCACCCTTTATGCCAAGCTTGAGTTTAGGCAATGCTTGGCCTACCTGTGGATACTAATTTGGGGACTGCACTCTATTCCTGATCTATGCTATGCTCTTCTGCCAGCTTACTGCCTCATTACCAACTCACACTTTTTGCCAAAG GTCCAGGAACCGGCTCTAATAATATTTGCCGCTGTGTTTCTCATTAAACACTTAAACACACTACACTCCAACCTTGATTCTGGTCGATCAATTAGGGCTTGGTGGAACCAATTGACAGTGGGACCATGGAGCAAAATACTCAGTCTAACTGCATCattatttggagttataactgTGGTATTTAAGCTTTTGGGCATATCTGAGGTGACATTTGAAGTCACACAAAAGGAGCAAAATTCCTCTTCTAGTGACCAAGAAGCTACTTATGATGCAAGGTTTACTTTTGATGAGTCTCCAATATTTGTACCAGCCACAGCTCTATTGTTTCTGCACTTCACAGCTCTGGTCACGGCCGCGTTGGGGTTGCAACCACCGGCTCATGGGGTGAATGGGGCGGGCCTAGGGGAGATGATGTGTAGTGTGTGGGTGGTGCTATGTTTTTGGCCATTTGTTAA
- the LOC103404839 gene encoding cellulose synthase-like protein H1 isoform X2, giving the protein MVSELPPVDMFVTTADAKLEPPIITVNTVLSLLAVDYPTHKLACYVSDDGCSPLSLYSLVEASKFAKLWVPFCKKYHVQVRAPFRYFSDNPILSSYSPSGFLQEWTKMKDEYEKLCQKIEDAVQNLAPLDFSRDNVDFAHIDSRNHPTIIKVIWETKERISNGLPHLVYVAREKRPNHSHHYKAGAMNALTRVSGVMTNAPFMLNVDCDMYANNPKIVLHAMCLLLGFKQEKGAFVQFPQMFYNILKDDPCESKVVEAVKKIWPGLAGIQGPFYAGTGCFHRRKVFYGSSLTDNEGNLTSERLNKGCFGNSPELIRSATQILLEENIDQPDDLSCAVDAAYHVAHSEFEHDTLWGKKVGWVYGSVTEDVLTGMKIHARGWKSILCMPEPPGFLGAAPSTTHVMLIQRKRGITGLLEILFSKNCPIFATLYAKLEFRQCLAYLWILIWGLHSIPDLCYALLPAYCLITNSHFLPKVQEPALIIFAAVFLIKHLNTLHSNLDSGRSIRAWWNQLTVGPWSKILSLTASLFGVITVVFKLLGISEVTFEVTQKEQNSSSSDQEATYDARFTFDESPIFVPATALLFLHFTALVTAALGLQPPAHGVNGAGLGEMMCSVWVVLCFWPFVKGLFGEGKYGIPMATIVKSAVLALLFMYFCPKNTTS; this is encoded by the exons AT GGTTTCGGAGCTTCCTCCGGTGGACATGTTTGTGACAACAGCAGATGCAAAGCTAGAGCCACCTATCATTACTGTGAACACAGTGCTCTCTCTTCTAGCCGTTGATTATCCAACTCACAAGCTAGCTTGCTATGTATCAGATGACGGGTGTTCACCTCTCAGTCTCTACTCTCTCGTTGAAGCCTCAAAATTTGCTAAGCTTTGGGTACCCTTTTGCAAAAAGTACCATGTTCAAGTTAGAGCACCATTTAGATACTTCTCTGACAATCCCATTTTGTCAAGTTATAGTCCATCAGGATTCCTTCAAGAATGGACAAAAATGAAG GATGAGTATGAAAAGCTCTGCCAAAAAATTGAAGATGCTGTCCAAAATTTGGCACCTCTGGATTTTTCTAGAGACAATGTGGATTTTGCTCACATAGACAGCAGGAACCATCCCACTATAATCAAG GTGATATGGGAGACTAAGGAGAGAATTTCTAATGGTCTACCACATTTGGTTTATGTAGCCAGGGAGAAGCGTCCTAATCACTCACATCATTACAAAGCGGGCGCTATGAACGCTTTG ACGAGGGTCTCTGGTGTTATGACAAATGCTCCATTCATGTTGAACGTGGACTGCGACATGTATGCCAACAATCCAAAGATCGTTCTTCATGCGATGTGCCTACTGCTTGGTTTCAAGCAAGAAAAAGGTGCATTTGTTCAGTTTCCCCAAATGTTCTACAACATTTTGAAAGATGATCCATGTGAAAGCAAAGTGGTTGAGGCTGTAAAA AAAATTTGGCCTGGGTTAGCTGGGATCCAAGGACCTTTCTATGCAGGGACAGGATGTTTTCACAGACGTAAAGTTTTCTACGGCTCATCTCTAACAGATAATGAAG GGAACTTGACGAGTGAGAGactaaacaaaggatgcttTGGAAATTCTCCAGAGCTCATCCGATCAGCTACTCAAATTTTATTAGAGGAAAATATTGATCAACCGGACGACCTTTCCTGTGCGGTCGATGCAGCATACCATGTTGCTCATTCCGAGTTCGAGCATGATACATTATGGGGCAAAAAG GTGGGTTGGGTTTATGGGTCAGTAACAGAAGATGTTCTAACTGGGATGAAGATCCATGCAAGAGGGTGGAAGTCTATCTTATGCATGCCAGAACCACCAGGTTTTCTGGGCGCTGCACCCTCAACTACTCATGTTATGTTGATCCAGAGGAAGAGAGGCATCACAGGGCTGCTAGAAATTTTGTTCAGCAAAAATTGTCCCATTTTTGCCACCCTTTATGCCAAGCTTGAGTTTAGGCAATGCTTGGCCTACCTGTGGATACTAATTTGGGGACTGCACTCTATTCCTGATCTATGCTATGCTCTTCTGCCAGCTTACTGCCTCATTACCAACTCACACTTTTTGCCAAAG GTCCAGGAACCGGCTCTAATAATATTTGCCGCTGTGTTTCTCATTAAACACTTAAACACACTACACTCCAACCTTGATTCTGGTCGATCAATTAGGGCTTGGTGGAACCAATTGACAGTGGGACCATGGAGCAAAATACTCAGTCTAACTGCATCattatttggagttataactgTGGTATTTAAGCTTTTGGGCATATCTGAGGTGACATTTGAAGTCACACAAAAGGAGCAAAATTCCTCTTCTAGTGACCAAGAAGCTACTTATGATGCAAGGTTTACTTTTGATGAGTCTCCAATATTTGTACCAGCCACAGCTCTATTGTTTCTGCACTTCACAGCTCTGGTCACGGCCGCGTTGGGGTTGCAACCACCGGCTCATGGGGTGAATGGGGCGGGCCTAGGGGAGATGATGTGTAGTGTGTGGGTGGTGCTATGTTTTTGGCCATTTGTTAA